A single window of Nicotiana tomentosiformis chromosome 1, ASM39032v3, whole genome shotgun sequence DNA harbors:
- the LOC117281898 gene encoding uncharacterized protein, producing the protein MGTVSKSTDTLASATASSTIAGTGSTASGMTAVVDSAHLYYLLLSDYPRISLVSSMFDEKIYGDWRRVVVIALSAKNKLGFINGSLVIPTADSGLQKHWARCNDMVLSWLLKSLSKEIAESVLYSQSAKDLGGGGGGGELENRFGQRQMGQKFSNCRKS; encoded by the coding sequence ATGGGTACTGTTTCCAAATCTACTGATACACTAGCTTCAGCTACAGCTTCTTCTACCATAGCTGGTACTGGATCTACTGCTTCAGGGATGACTGCTGTAGTGGATTCAGCTCACCTTTACTATCTACTTCTCTCGGATTATCCAAGGATAAGTCTTGTTTCTTCAATGTTCGATGAAAAAATTTATGGGGATTGGAGAAGAGTTGTGGTAATAGCATTATCTGCTAAGAACAAGCTAGGGTTCATTAATGGATCCCTAGTTATTCCAACTGCTGATTCTGGGCTTCAAAAGCACTGGGCTCGCTGTAATGACATGGTATTGTCATGGCTGCTCAAATCTTTGTCAAAGGAAATTGCAGAGAGTGTCTTGTATTCCCAAAGTGCCAAAGAtcttggggggggagggggagggggggagctGGAAAACAGGTTTGGTCAGAGACAAATGGGGCAAAAGTTTTCTAATTGCAGAAAGAGTTAA